One part of the Streptomyces sp. AM 2-1-1 genome encodes these proteins:
- a CDS encoding Lrp/AsnC family transcriptional regulator — MTPSTHESTGWPTPPEPAGAGALLGAAHPPLLDELDYLLITALQTSPRAEWAQIGKALGVDASTAARRWNRLTEAGHAWLSCYTVAVGPAVPIIAFIEVDCAAGSLHAVAAEIADDPHLITIEHMSGSRDLILNAVFPDQAALTRYVGFRLGRLPGVSATRTQLATVVHTEGSRWRLDRLGPDSKDALVTDRPPVAAPRRGLAAPDMLDTRLYLLLSEDFRQPAARLAERLGVSPTTVRRRLDRMHRQDALVYRCEVARYLSGWPISVTLWGAAPAAETSRVAAQLIRMRETRLCASLSGPHNLMLTVWLRSPEDIAAFEARLSTRFPELVVADRAVALWQLKLAGHLLDPRGRHIRSVPVTFWEDDDAERAENALLERLRAGR, encoded by the coding sequence ATGACACCCTCGACGCACGAATCCACCGGGTGGCCCACGCCGCCGGAACCGGCTGGCGCCGGGGCCCTGCTGGGCGCCGCTCACCCGCCGCTGTTGGACGAGCTGGACTACCTCCTGATCACCGCCCTGCAGACCTCGCCGCGCGCCGAGTGGGCCCAGATCGGCAAGGCGCTCGGAGTGGACGCCTCCACGGCGGCCCGCCGCTGGAACCGGCTCACCGAGGCCGGTCACGCCTGGCTGAGCTGCTACACGGTGGCCGTGGGACCGGCGGTGCCGATCATCGCCTTCATCGAGGTGGACTGTGCGGCGGGTTCGCTGCACGCGGTGGCGGCGGAGATCGCGGACGATCCCCACCTCATCACCATCGAGCACATGAGCGGCTCCAGGGACCTGATCCTGAACGCGGTTTTCCCCGACCAGGCGGCACTCACGCGGTACGTCGGCTTCCGCCTCGGCCGGCTGCCCGGCGTGTCCGCGACCCGGACGCAGCTCGCCACCGTCGTACACACTGAGGGAAGCCGCTGGCGGCTGGACCGGCTTGGGCCGGACAGCAAGGACGCGCTGGTGACGGACCGGCCGCCGGTGGCCGCGCCCCGCCGGGGGCTGGCCGCCCCCGACATGCTCGACACCCGGCTGTACCTGTTGCTCAGCGAGGACTTCCGGCAGCCCGCCGCCCGGCTCGCGGAACGGCTCGGCGTCAGCCCCACCACGGTCCGCCGGCGCCTGGACCGCATGCACCGGCAGGATGCCTTGGTCTACCGCTGCGAGGTGGCGCGTTACCTCTCCGGCTGGCCGATCTCCGTCACCCTCTGGGGCGCCGCACCGGCGGCCGAGACCTCACGGGTCGCCGCCCAACTGATCCGGATGCGCGAGACCCGGCTCTGCGCCTCGCTCTCCGGGCCGCACAACCTGATGCTCACGGTGTGGCTGCGATCCCCCGAGGACATCGCCGCCTTCGAAGCCCGGCTCTCCACGCGTTTCCCCGAACTCGTCGTCGCCGACCGAGCGGTGGCGCTCTGGCAGCTGAAGCTGGCGGGCCATCTGCTCGATCCGCGTGGTCGCCACATCAGGAGCGTGCCGGTCACCTTCTGGGAGGACGACGACGCGGAACGGGCGGAGAACGCCCTGCTGGAACGGCTGCGCGCGGGCCGCTGA
- a CDS encoding DUF2750 domain-containing protein — MSQSGSQAAAFFRDVRGNGVVWLVRDDDGSPTHLSADGTRSFPFWSTSLRAQRAANIWGRGLRVDSMPVDTWCDLVLPDAARDGLVIGINWSGPRLVGWSFTPREVLNRLADAS, encoded by the coding sequence ATGAGTCAGAGCGGTTCGCAGGCGGCGGCATTCTTCCGAGATGTCCGTGGAAACGGAGTGGTCTGGCTTGTCCGGGATGACGACGGAAGCCCGACTCACCTCTCCGCGGACGGCACGCGAAGTTTTCCCTTCTGGTCTACCTCGCTCCGGGCTCAGAGGGCGGCGAATATTTGGGGTCGTGGGCTCCGCGTCGATTCCATGCCCGTGGACACCTGGTGCGATCTTGTACTGCCCGATGCTGCCCGGGACGGACTCGTGATCGGCATCAACTGGAGTGGGCCGCGTCTGGTCGGCTGGAGCTTCACTCCCAGGGAAGTCCTTAACCGGCTGGCGGATGCCAGCTAG
- a CDS encoding helix-turn-helix transcriptional regulator: MRDDVEEFAALLRGLKERTDRSYGSLARRVHMNTSTLHRYCAGEAVPQEFAPVERLAVFCGATPQERLELHRLWLSAVVDRQRARTAGSAGATVPEPESEPGADPEPDGPLVEAGSSAEQPGDDPDPLSPALAGAPRLPNRRRRALASAAVACALLAALGIVFALSDDGSSEADASRPAAPWTTAPGAPRHSAKPPASPSSPSRSSASPSPRQRTTPPSPTSGDLTSAVKPATDLPLTWSTDSLVWDKGCGHDYVIDKPPAQVPPPPVEQDAGAWASTQGAVHGRRTMVQISVQGRSSTAVVLEALRVRVVGRGNPAAGSAYSMEQGCGGELTPRRFTVDLDVDRPVARPKDGADRGRTMPAVRFPYRVSAEDPEVLLVDATTQTCDARWYLELDWSSQGRTGTIRIDDNGRPFRTTSIKGMPRYWYGTNDADMRAWVPVPS; the protein is encoded by the coding sequence ATGCGGGACGATGTCGAGGAGTTCGCGGCGCTGCTGCGCGGGCTGAAGGAGCGCACCGACCGGAGCTACGGTTCTCTGGCCCGGCGCGTCCACATGAACACCTCCACGCTGCACAGGTACTGCGCGGGCGAGGCGGTACCGCAGGAATTCGCGCCAGTGGAACGGCTCGCGGTCTTCTGCGGGGCGACACCGCAGGAGCGGCTCGAGCTGCACCGGCTGTGGTTGTCGGCGGTGGTCGATCGGCAGCGTGCACGAACGGCCGGCTCGGCGGGCGCAACGGTACCGGAGCCAGAATCGGAACCGGGGGCAGACCCGGAGCCGGACGGGCCACTCGTCGAGGCAGGCAGCTCCGCAGAACAGCCCGGAGACGATCCCGACCCGCTTTCCCCCGCCCTCGCCGGCGCTCCCCGCCTCCCGAACCGCCGTCGGCGGGCCCTGGCGTCCGCCGCCGTCGCCTGCGCGTTGCTCGCCGCTCTCGGCATCGTGTTCGCCCTGTCGGACGACGGCTCCTCCGAGGCGGACGCCTCCCGCCCGGCGGCCCCCTGGACGACCGCCCCCGGCGCACCCCGGCACTCGGCGAAACCGCCGGCCTCCCCCTCCTCCCCTTCCCGGAGCTCCGCGTCGCCCAGCCCTCGGCAGCGCACCACTCCCCCGTCACCCACCAGCGGCGATCTCACCTCGGCCGTGAAGCCGGCCACCGACTTGCCCCTCACCTGGAGCACCGACTCCCTGGTCTGGGACAAGGGCTGCGGCCACGACTACGTCATCGACAAACCGCCCGCACAGGTGCCTCCGCCGCCGGTGGAGCAGGACGCCGGGGCGTGGGCGTCGACGCAGGGCGCGGTGCACGGGCGGCGGACGATGGTGCAGATCTCGGTGCAGGGGCGTTCATCCACGGCCGTGGTCCTGGAGGCGCTCCGCGTCCGCGTCGTCGGCCGCGGCAACCCGGCCGCCGGGAGCGCGTACTCCATGGAACAGGGCTGCGGCGGCGAGCTCACGCCCCGCCGCTTCACCGTGGACCTCGACGTCGACCGCCCTGTCGCCCGCCCGAAGGACGGTGCCGATCGCGGACGGACCATGCCGGCCGTGCGCTTCCCGTACCGCGTCTCCGCCGAGGACCCGGAGGTGCTGCTGGTCGACGCGACGACACAGACCTGCGACGCCCGCTGGTACCTCGAACTCGACTGGTCCTCCCAGGGCCGCACCGGCACGATCCGCATCGACGACAACGGCCGTCCGTTCCGCACCACCAGCATCAAAGGAATGCCGCGCTACTGGTACGGCACGAACGACGCGGACATGCGCGCCTGGGTTCCGGTGCCCAGCTAG
- a CDS encoding helicase associated domain-containing protein yields MKARPRRAGGARTGAFERGLAALAQYAQRESTVVARSWSEELPDGTSVRLGVWLSNVKSRRATLTVEQLQRLAGLGLEWAA; encoded by the coding sequence GTGAAGGCGCGGCCACGACGGGCGGGCGGGGCGCGGACCGGCGCGTTCGAACGAGGGCTCGCCGCGCTCGCCCAGTACGCCCAGCGGGAGTCCACGGTGGTGGCGAGGTCCTGGTCCGAGGAGTTGCCGGACGGGACATCGGTGCGGCTGGGGGTGTGGCTGTCGAACGTGAAGAGCCGACGGGCGACGCTCACGGTTGAGCAGCTTCAGCGGCTGGCAGGCCTCGGACTGGAATGGGCCGCATGA
- a CDS encoding DUF1963 domain-containing protein, which produces MGSGLPGSSRVPMVPVVQAFRADLPSGVVSFPEGTDVLQVLWCPFNHEFPASPWPVVFWHDSAAVRAVLPAPPTDPAAARGHVPAPCVVHPERVTEYPSWDLPEDLADAWQEDFRRLQEAIPLLPFSGFAEAPGIKIGGYPSWFTGQGWVDCQGCGRRMDHLLTVSSWECDGASWRIWLPLEDRDEDDGRAVPVDPTGLDVGSVGSVYIFECRGCPERPVAHWYDSD; this is translated from the coding sequence TTGGGCAGCGGCCTGCCGGGCAGCTCCAGGGTGCCGATGGTGCCGGTCGTGCAGGCCTTCCGCGCGGACCTGCCGTCCGGCGTGGTGTCTTTCCCCGAGGGCACGGATGTCTTGCAGGTGCTCTGGTGCCCGTTCAACCACGAGTTTCCCGCGTCACCGTGGCCGGTGGTGTTCTGGCACGACTCCGCCGCCGTACGGGCCGTGCTCCCGGCACCGCCAACGGATCCGGCAGCGGCCCGTGGGCATGTTCCGGCGCCGTGCGTGGTCCACCCGGAGCGGGTGACGGAATACCCGAGCTGGGATCTGCCGGAAGACCTGGCCGACGCATGGCAGGAGGACTTCCGCCGACTGCAGGAGGCGATTCCGCTGCTGCCCTTCTCCGGCTTCGCCGAGGCGCCGGGCATCAAAATCGGCGGGTATCCGTCCTGGTTCACAGGTCAGGGATGGGTGGACTGCCAGGGGTGCGGCCGCCGCATGGACCACCTGCTCACCGTGTCGAGCTGGGAATGCGACGGCGCCTCGTGGCGCATCTGGCTGCCCTTGGAGGACCGGGACGAGGACGACGGTCGGGCAGTCCCGGTGGACCCCACCGGGCTTGACGTGGGCAGTGTGGGCTCGGTGTACATCTTCGAGTGCCGTGGCTGCCCGGAGCGCCCCGTCGCTCACTGGTACGACTCGGACTGA
- a CDS encoding DUF6221 family protein: protein MTEELVKFLKARLDEEADLARRCDGDGDGCGEWSAHGHTVDFCQVDLSGFHPTIALHVALHDPARVLREVEAKRRILARPRPMAVPRPARPCLALHRPP from the coding sequence ATGACTGAAGAGCTGGTGAAGTTTCTCAAGGCGCGGCTGGACGAGGAGGCCGACTTGGCACGACGCTGCGACGGCGACGGCGACGGATGCGGGGAGTGGTCTGCCCACGGACACACGGTCGACTTCTGTCAGGTTGACCTCTCCGGATTCCACCCCACGATTGCTCTGCATGTGGCTCTGCACGACCCGGCCCGCGTCCTGCGCGAGGTCGAAGCCAAACGGCGCATACTGGCCCGCCCGCGACCCATGGCCGTGCCACGACCTGCGAGACCTTGCCTCGCCCTACACCGGCCACCCTGA
- a CDS encoding MFS transporter translates to MPPDLADHLFTGSAALNWVVSVQLLAAAVCVPLFGRLGDLYGHCRVQRIALAVIAAGTLIVFLAPDYGVLLGRAASSRGRSPRCCRWRSPWCAISCR, encoded by the coding sequence CTGCCGCCGGACCTCGCCGACCACCTCTTTACCGGCTCCGCCGCGCTGAACTGGGTCGTCTCCGTGCAGTTGCTGGCCGCCGCCGTCTGCGTCCCGCTGTTCGGCCGGCTCGGCGACCTCTACGGCCACTGCAGGGTACAGCGGATCGCCCTCGCGGTGATCGCCGCTGGCACCCTGATCGTCTTCCTCGCACCCGATTACGGGGTGCTGCTCGGCCGGGCCGCGTCCTCCAGGGGCCGATCGCCGCGTTGCTGCCGCTGGAGATCGCCCTGGTGCGCGATCAGCTGCCGGTGA
- a CDS encoding TetR/AcrR family transcriptional regulator has protein sequence MPGQRSDARRNYQRILAVAEAEVAAHGAEASQEQIARTAGVGSATVRRHFPTRRALLEAVFQERIEGLCERAHRLSATEDGRTALLEWLHALVLYAVSARGFANTLSYEPPTEEPSPHSCGNRIAAAATPLLQRAIRDKAVAPHVTFHDLLTLAVGIALATEHHKDPETQADRLFRLAVEGISPEHGIAGAAGNSDSSVLVTESLPNGRL, from the coding sequence ATGCCCGGTCAGCGCTCGGACGCCCGACGCAACTACCAGCGCATCCTCGCCGTCGCCGAAGCCGAGGTCGCCGCGCACGGCGCCGAGGCATCCCAGGAGCAGATCGCCCGCACCGCAGGCGTCGGTTCGGCGACCGTGCGCCGTCACTTCCCCACCCGCCGTGCCCTGCTCGAAGCCGTCTTTCAGGAGCGCATCGAGGGCCTGTGCGAGCGCGCCCACCGGCTAAGTGCGACCGAGGACGGCCGCACCGCCCTCCTGGAGTGGCTCCACGCCCTCGTCCTCTACGCCGTCTCAGCCCGCGGATTCGCCAACACCCTCAGCTACGAGCCCCCCACCGAGGAACCCTCCCCGCACTCCTGTGGCAACAGAATCGCAGCGGCCGCAACTCCCCTGCTCCAGCGGGCCATTCGCGACAAGGCGGTTGCACCACACGTCACCTTTCACGACCTGCTGACCCTCGCCGTCGGCATCGCCCTGGCCACCGAGCACCACAAGGACCCCGAGACCCAGGCCGACCGCCTCTTCCGCCTCGCTGTGGAAGGAATCAGCCCCGAGCACGGCATCGCTGGGGCAGCCGGGAACTCAGACTCTTCGGTACTGGTGACAGAAAGTCTGCCGAACGGGCGCTTGTGA
- a CDS encoding DUF4259 domain-containing protein: protein MGTWDIGPFDNDTAADFAGDLDEAALEEREAMIRGVLKRAAGPPDFLGIYDGERAVGAAALVVAQHSDCDRPCSNYGPSEPLPELPADLRMLAVDALDQVVSNRSELAELWAEAANWSKWRQDITRLRDVLDPPIPPQEEALFEI from the coding sequence ATGGGCACCTGGGACATCGGCCCCTTCGACAACGACACCGCCGCCGACTTCGCCGGTGACCTGGACGAGGCAGCACTGGAAGAGCGCGAAGCCATGATCCGCGGCGTGCTCAAGCGTGCCGCCGGGCCCCCGGACTTCCTGGGTATCTACGACGGCGAGCGAGCCGTGGGCGCGGCGGCTCTGGTCGTTGCCCAGCATTCTGACTGCGATCGGCCGTGTTCGAACTATGGCCCTTCGGAGCCGCTACCGGAGTTGCCTGCAGACCTTCGAATGCTCGCCGTCGACGCCCTGGATCAAGTGGTTTCCAACCGGTCTGAACTCGCCGAGCTGTGGGCCGAAGCCGCGAACTGGTCGAAGTGGCGCCAGGACATCACCCGCCTCCGCGACGTCCTCGACCCTCCGATCCCGCCACAAGAGGAAGCCCTGTTCGAGATCTAA
- a CDS encoding ankyrin repeat domain-containing protein — MPPAHLAVEQDRLEELRDLLVAGADIHEEYNGFTLLHSAVDGEIDGHVQTGEPLHVDATCLLLSQGADPTRRSHGGAGVSAHHLAFVNRHWLACALFEAWLARGEAMGDL; from the coding sequence ATGCCACCGGCGCACTTGGCCGTCGAACAGGATCGGCTGGAGGAACTGCGCGATCTGTTGGTGGCAGGAGCCGATATCCACGAGGAGTACAACGGGTTCACCCTTCTGCACAGTGCCGTCGACGGGGAGATCGACGGACACGTTCAGACCGGGGAACCTCTTCACGTGGATGCCACGTGTCTCCTGCTGTCTCAGGGCGCGGATCCCACTCGTCGTTCGCACGGTGGGGCGGGGGTGTCAGCGCATCACCTGGCCTTCGTCAACCGGCACTGGCTTGCTTGCGCTCTCTTCGAGGCCTGGCTCGCCCGTGGAGAAGCCATGGGTGATCTCTGA
- a CDS encoding ISL3 family transposase produces MEEVLLRLKELLFPSIADVAVLSVDVNIAIVRVDAQCTADGAACPVCGTWSNRFHGSYLRFPADVPSGGRRVVLQLKVRRFTCGNSDCARRTFVEQIPGLTRRHSQRTERLRSTLVSVGLALAGRAGARIADVLGVSASRSTVLRLVDALPEPEVAAPRVIRVDEYAARKSRHYGTVLIDIETRRPIDLLPDREASSLAAWLATRPSVEVICRDRAPFFAEGATVGAPQAVQVADRWHLWHNVSEAAERAVAQHRRCLRALVTPAPDPDPEPAPERDPSGSPWPTGHRFADRTRARHADVHALLEAGHSRRSVQRQLGMTWRTVKQLAEAKAPEELFTGQWQNRPSVLDDYKPYLDDRWNEGCTNAWKLWEEIVPLGYKGSYQRVRAYLHKKRTSPRPVVARPPSPRTVAGWILRRPETLPEPEQLLLKTVRTHCPEIDALTRHVRAFAVMLTERQGERLPDWLVAVRQDDLPSLHTLAAGIDGDRDAVIAGLTLPWSSGAVEGHVNRIKMIKRQMYGRAGFNLLRKRVLLDS; encoded by the coding sequence GTGGAAGAGGTCCTGCTCCGGCTGAAGGAGTTGTTGTTCCCGTCGATCGCCGACGTCGCGGTGCTGTCGGTAGACGTGAACATCGCGATCGTGCGCGTTGATGCGCAATGTACGGCCGACGGCGCCGCGTGCCCGGTCTGTGGCACCTGGTCGAACCGGTTTCACGGTTCCTACCTGCGGTTTCCCGCTGATGTTCCCAGCGGAGGCCGACGGGTTGTCCTTCAATTGAAGGTCCGACGGTTCACCTGTGGAAACTCGGACTGCGCACGCCGTACCTTCGTCGAGCAGATACCGGGCCTGACGCGCCGGCACAGTCAGCGGACCGAACGGTTGCGCTCGACCCTGGTGTCGGTCGGCTTGGCGCTCGCGGGCCGGGCCGGGGCCCGTATCGCCGACGTTCTCGGCGTTTCCGCCAGCCGCAGCACGGTGCTTCGTCTGGTGGACGCGCTTCCCGAGCCCGAGGTGGCCGCACCACGGGTTATCCGCGTTGACGAGTACGCGGCCCGGAAGAGCCGCCACTACGGCACCGTCCTCATCGACATCGAGACCCGCCGCCCCATCGACCTGCTGCCCGACCGGGAGGCGTCCAGCCTGGCGGCCTGGCTCGCCACGCGGCCGAGCGTTGAGGTGATCTGCCGTGACCGGGCGCCGTTCTTCGCCGAAGGTGCCACCGTCGGCGCTCCACAGGCGGTCCAGGTCGCGGACCGCTGGCACCTCTGGCACAACGTGAGCGAGGCTGCCGAACGGGCCGTCGCTCAGCACCGCCGCTGCCTCCGCGCCCTTGTCACGCCCGCCCCCGATCCCGATCCGGAGCCTGCGCCGGAGAGAGATCCCTCTGGCTCGCCATGGCCGACCGGCCATCGTTTCGCCGACCGCACCAGGGCCCGGCACGCCGACGTCCACGCACTGCTGGAAGCCGGGCACAGCCGTCGCTCGGTCCAGCGGCAGCTCGGAATGACCTGGCGGACCGTCAAGCAGCTCGCCGAGGCCAAGGCTCCGGAGGAGCTGTTCACCGGCCAGTGGCAGAACCGGCCCTCGGTCCTCGATGATTACAAGCCCTACCTGGACGACCGGTGGAACGAGGGCTGCACCAACGCCTGGAAGCTGTGGGAAGAGATCGTGCCGCTCGGCTACAAGGGCAGCTACCAGCGCGTCCGCGCCTACCTGCACAAGAAGCGCACTTCCCCACGACCGGTAGTCGCCCGGCCGCCCTCACCCCGAACGGTCGCCGGATGGATTCTCCGGCGACCGGAAACCCTTCCCGAGCCCGAACAACTGCTGCTCAAAACCGTGCGCACCCACTGCCCCGAGATCGACGCGCTCACCAGACACGTCCGCGCTTTCGCCGTCATGCTGACCGAGCGCCAGGGCGAGCGTCTTCCGGACTGGCTCGTCGCCGTCCGGCAGGACGATCTGCCCAGTCTCCACACCCTTGCCGCCGGCATCGACGGCGACCGCGATGCCGTCATCGCCGGTCTCACCCTGCCCTGGAGCTCGGGCGCAGTTGAAGGCCATGTCAACCGCATCAAAATGATCAAGCGGCAGATGTACGGACGCGCTGGCTTCAACCTCCTGCGCAAGCGGGTGCTGCTTGACTCCTGA
- a CDS encoding MFS transporter — MRPRLLRGGTGTAHLGGRAGRLGGGGAAEHRHDRPAGRGVRRWRTACGARRGCSARSCSASRCSPAGRWSSCGTWNPWWTYGPWRHAPPPPSTWRRSSSASSTSAARRPTPPSTRPTRRPPATVSTSPPWAISLASLPGAVGSVVGSLATAVVARRIGYRATLMTAFGLVALTFLQFALAHGALWQMAADSTFLGLGIGLALGAMPTVIVEASDLTRTGISAALYNNVKTLGGAVAGGVVAS; from the coding sequence GTGCGTCCCCGTCTCCTTCGTGGCGGTACTGGAACCGCGCACCTGGGCGGCCGGGCGGGTCGACTGGGTGGGGGTGGCGCTGCTGAGCACCGCCATGATCGCCCTGCTGGGCGGGGTGTCCGGCGCTGGCGGACGGCCTGTGGGGCTCGGCGCGGCTGCTCGGCCCGCTCCTGCTCGGCCTCGCGCTGCTCGCCTGCTGGGCGGTGGTCGAGCTGCGGAACGTGGAACCCCTGGTGGACATACGGGCCCTGGCGGCACGCACCACCGCCCCCTTCCACCTGGCGGCGTTCCTCTTCGGCGTCTTCTACTTCGGCAGCCAGACGCCCAACGCCACCTTCTACGCGGCCGACCCGGAGGCCACCGGCTACGGTTTCGACTTCACCGCCCTGGGCTATCTCCCTCGCCTCGCTGCCCGGCGCCGTCGGCAGCGTCGTCGGCTCGCTGGCCACGGCGGTGGTGGCGCGGCGGATCGGCTACCGGGCGACCCTGATGACCGCCTTCGGCCTGGTGGCGCTCACCTTCCTGCAATTCGCCCTCGCGCACGGCGCGTTGTGGCAGATGGCGGCCGACTCGACCTTCCTCGGCCTCGGCATCGGGCTGGCGCTGGGCGCAATGCCCACGGTGATCGTGGAGGCGTCCGACCTGACCCGCACCGGCATCTCGGCGGCCCTCTACAACAACGTGAAGACACTAGGCGGAGCTGTCGCGGGCGGTGTTGTCGCCTCCTAG